One genomic window of Ctenopharyngodon idella isolate HZGC_01 chromosome 18, HZGC01, whole genome shotgun sequence includes the following:
- the LOC127499837 gene encoding dapper 1-B has product MDLGIPLKMEEARSRNKERLEASFTWLCELEMLKQRQESLVLGALSLGDSVPGCQAWGDVGPARGGREQEQLTLRLQLNRLQGAPSLLMLALQQQLSELRMDSGLTCEQNTDEDLDSPSASSSGFYEQSESLSPPLRSSSSPNLTASCHRPRSVDAYMLDWEGHMEPTAHATLPRSFSAPYPPLEGIAEGIEDEEEDEESPQWVTDLMADGNESLIHEMSLTSDPEADPTVKIDEGPTEEDIQQAMRVETYILGLLQRRHFRSTAAPERWQDLHTYPQLSLDQSEWQEWAQLSEEENESETQDRYYMNLPSSQIGPTSLSSEEPESSLEMDQYGVKEPYDSSNDSPRHQPVYSERRPTMSDTMKPHIHTCCNHTCVPMSSTPESREQRQPVPSQKWALLRSLTRRVPEERWTTLEERQTKSTSRSRSEDSCVSQGWVAQPEHKYYTVGRDISRHHSDEFYPSSQRLWCSSADLSQEEDEGIFREDVQELRGNQLPVKHTSVQFVDQDQRLQERSEAATVPPDGSDSSLSETFSPGTSSVSSDSDESGGLVWPQQLPPRLPPSSSSSSQNPSNAVVKIKASHALKKKIMRFRSGSLKLMTTV; this is encoded by the exons ATGGACCTCGGGATTCCTCTGAAGATGGAAGAAGCGCGCAGTCGGAATAAAGAGCGTCTGGAGGCCAGTTTTACATGGCTGTGTGAACTGGAAATGCTGAAGCAGCGGCAGGAGAGTCTGGTCCTCGGCGCCCTGTCGCTCGGGGACTCCGTGCCGGGATGCCAGGCTTGGGGTGATGTGGGTCCGGCCCGCGGCGGCAGAGAACAGGAGCAGCTCACTTTAAGACTACAGCTG AACCGACTCCAGGGCGCCCCCAGTCTGCTGATGCTGGCACTGCAACAGCAGCTCAGTGAGTTGAGGATGGATTCAGGACTCACCTGTGAGCAAAATACAGATGAGGATTTGGACAGTCCCAGCGCATCAAGCTCAG GGTTTTATGAGCAAAGTGAAAGCCTGTCTCCTCCACTGCGTTCTAGTTCCTCTCCAAACCTCACTGCCTCCTGTCACAGGCCCAGATCTGTGG ATGCCTACATGCTGGACTGGGAGGGTCATATGGAGCCCACAGCACATGCCACCCTTCCCCGCTCATTTTCTGCCCCATACCCCCCACTGGAGGGTATTGCAGAGGGAATAGAGGATGAAGAAGAAGACGAAGAAAGCCCCCAGTGGGTTACAGATCTGATGGCTGATGGGAATGAAAGCCTTATACATGAGATGAGCCTTACTTCTGATCCTGAGGCAGATCCTACAGTGAAGATAGATGAAGGCCCAACCGAAGAGGACATCCAGCAGGCTATGCGTGTGGAGACGTACATCCTGGGACTCCTGCAGCGGCGTCACTTCAGATCTACAGCAGCACCCGAACGGTGGCAAGACTTACACACATACCCTCAACTTTCACTTGACCAATCGGAATGGCAGGAATGGGCACAGCTCTCAGAGGAAGAGAACGAGAGCGAGACCCAAGACAGATATTACATGAACCTTCCTAGTTCTCAGATTGGACCAACTTCCCTAAGCAGCGAGGAGCCAGAATCCTCCTTGGAAATGGATCAGTATGGAGTTAAAGAACCCTACGACAGCAGCAATGACTCCCCTCGTCATCAACCGGTTTACAGCGAACGCCGTCCCACAATGTCAGATACCATGAAACCACACATTCACACCTGCTGCAATCACACCTGCGTACCTATGTCGTCAACTCCCGAGTCCCGTGAGCAACGCCAGCCCGTTCCATCTCAAAAGTGGGCTCTCCTTCGGTCCCTAACCAGAAGGGTTCCAGAGGAAAGGTGGACAACTCTCGAAGAGAGACAAACCAAGTCAACCAGCCGCTCTCGGTCAGAGGACAGTTGCGTCTCTCAAGGATGGGTCGCCCAACCAGAGCACAAATATTATACTGTGGGACGGGACATCAGCAGGCATCATAGTGATGAATTTTACCCATCCAGTCAGCGACTTTGGTGCTCTTCTGCAGATCTCAGTCAAGAAGAGGACGAGGGGATATTCAGAGAAGATGTGCAAGAACTCAGAGGAAATCAGTTACCAGTCAAACACACTAGTGTTCAGTTTGTGGACCAGGACCAGAGGTTGCAAGAACGGTCAGAGGCCGCTACTGTGCCGCCCGATGGTTCTGACTCCAGTCTGAGTGAGACTTTCTCTCCAGGGACCAGTTCAGTGTCCAGTGACTCAGATGAGAGCGGAGGGCTGGTCTGGCCTCAACAACTTCCTCCTCGCTTGCccccttcctcctcctcttcctcacagAATCCCTCCAATGCTGTGGTCAAGATTAAAGCCTCGCACGCGCTCAAAAAGAAGATCATGCGTTTTCGTTCAGGCTCCCTCAAACTTATGACCACTGTATGA